The genomic region AGAACAATCTTTTCTTTAGGGAAGAATCGATCCAGCCCTGTACTGGCAACACAAATCTTCTGTACTTTTTTAGATAGCAGTTTATTAGTAATTCCTGGATAAGAGTTTTGTTCTTGAATTAAACATGGAACACCTTTCATACTAGCCATTTGTAATAATGGTCCACTAGCGTATCCACCAGTTCCTATGGCTGCAGTAGGTTTAAACTTATTGATAATGCGTCTAGCGTCCCATAAACTTTTTGTGACCTTTAATGGAAATGCAAAATTATCTAGGGTAAATTTGCGTTGCAAACCACTAATCCATAGACCTTTTATATCATAACCAGCCGCTGGAACTTTTTCCATTTCCATACGATTACTGGCTCCTACAAAAAGTATCTCGCAATCTGGCCAGCGACGCTTGCATTCATTTGCAATAGCAATCGCTGGATATATATGACCGCCTGTGCCGCCACCTGATATGATAAATTTATAAGGCTTCACTTAATACATCTAAAGGGTTCAACTCTTCTTCATTTAATTCTGCTTCCTGTTTGCGCAGTGTTTGTCTTTTTGAACTCACACTTAAAACAATACCTACGGCCATACAGGTCATCCATATGGAAGTACCACCACTACTGATGAGTGGTAATGTCTGTCCTGTTACAGGAAATAAATTAACCGCAACACCCATATTCATCAATGCTTGGATGACTATAGGCAACCCTACTCCAATGACGAGTAGACTACCGAAAATGGTTTCGGCTTTATTTGCGATGACGACTACTCTAAAAAGAAAAAATAAATAGACAGCAAGAACTACTAAACCACCCATTAAGCCAAACTCTTCTATTATAATCGCATATATAAAATCACTTGAGGATTGCGGTAAAAAATGTTTAGTAGAACTTTTCCCTGGGCCTACACCAAAGGGATATCCATTTGCAATAGCCGTTTTTGCTTTCTCGACCTGATAGATAGAATCACTATCTCCATCACCAGCAAAACTGGCAATACGAGAAGCCCAAGTATCTACACGATTAGGCAGTAAGCCTGGAAAAGCCTTTGCTGTTAATACAAACAATCCTAGTCCTATAATTCCGGCTCCTATAATGGCTAGCAAGTATTTCCATGGATAACCACCTATAAAACATAAAATCAACACCATTAAAAAGATCAATGCTGTTGTAGAAAAGTTAGATGGTAGAATCCATATCAAGGTGAAACCAACAGGAAACCATAACGGCCAAAGCGACTGCTTAAATGTGACCACTTTATCTTTAATACCACTTAAATATTTAGCAACGTATGTCATTAAGACAACAGAGGCAAGTGTACTAGTTTGAAAACCTACACCTATAACCGGTATGCGTATCCATCGACTAGCATTTGCTCCATCCATTGTTGTCCCTTGTAATGCTGTATAAATAAGCATTAAAATTACAAACGGTAGCAACATAACACTTAAACCTTTAAACCAATTGTATGGTATTTTATGAACCGCATAAGCAATGCTTAATCCTAAGACTAGATGCACAAAATGTTTTATGATATACTTTGCCGTATCACCTTCTCCACCATTAAGATAGGCAAGGTTACTACTAGCACTATACACTGGTAAAAAAGAAAATATAGCAAGCGCCAGGACTAGTGCCCACAAAAATAAATCACCTGATATGTATTCTTTGATTTTCATTTACAATGCTCTCACCGCATTTTTAAATTGTCTACCACGATCTTCATAATTTTCAAAAAGATCAAAACTTGCACATGCAGGAGAAAGCAACACATTATCACCTGGACCAGCGAGTTTATAAGCCACACGCACAGCATCTTCCATTGATGATGTT from Nonlabens arenilitoris harbors:
- a CDS encoding FtsW/RodA/SpoVE family cell cycle protein, producing MKIKEYISGDLFLWALVLALAIFSFLPVYSASSNLAYLNGGEGDTAKYIIKHFVHLVLGLSIAYAVHKIPYNWFKGLSVMLLPFVILMLIYTALQGTTMDGANASRWIRIPVIGVGFQTSTLASVVLMTYVAKYLSGIKDKVVTFKQSLWPLWFPVGFTLIWILPSNFSTTALIFLMVLILCFIGGYPWKYLLAIIGAGIIGLGLFVLTAKAFPGLLPNRVDTWASRIASFAGDGDSDSIYQVEKAKTAIANGYPFGVGPGKSSTKHFLPQSSSDFIYAIIIEEFGLMGGLVVLAVYLFFLFRVVVIANKAETIFGSLLVIGVGLPIVIQALMNMGVAVNLFPVTGQTLPLISSGGTSIWMTCMAVGIVLSVSSKRQTLRKQEAELNEEELNPLDVLSEAL